Part of the Cereibacter sphaeroides 2.4.1 genome, CCGGGCTCCGGCCGCTCGCCATACCAGGCGATGCCGAAGCCGTCGGCGTTGATGGCGGTGCCGCATTCCGTGGCGCAATGGCTCTGATGGATCAGGGAGTGTCCCGGACGGCTCACGACCTCCTCGAGGAAGATCGGCGCTCCGATATAGGCGGCCCAGCGGCACATGTCTCAGCGTGCTCCACGGGCGCGGACGGGTTCCGGCATGTTGACCTGCCTCATCATCTGCTCGCGGCCAGCATAACGCGGGCCGCGGGCCTTGGCATCCTCAAACCGTTACAATAGGTGCCCGCGACAGAGCGCCCTTCGGGCAAGGGACCCGCTCACTCGGCCTCTTCGACCACGACGAGATCGCGGACGGAGGCGCCACGCGCATGATCGAGAGCGGCCTGATATTCGGGCGAGTTGTAGCAGGCCACCGCCGCCTCGACCGAGGGGAAACGCGCCACCACGTTGCGCGAGCGATCCCGCCCCTCGAGCTGGACGTGGCGGCCGCCCCGGGCGAGGAACACGCCGCCATGGGCAGCGATCGCGGGCCCCGCCCCCTTGGCATAACGCCCGTAGGCCTCCGCGTCCGTCACTTCCACATTCGCAATCCAGAGCGCGGTCGCCATGTCAGCCTCCCATCACCGCTTCGGCCGCGCGGATCGCCGCGTCGGCCTGCGAGGCATCGGCCGCCCCCGCCTGCGCCATGTCCGGCCGCCCGCCGCCGCCGCGCCCGCCGAGCGCCTCGGCCGCGGCCTTGACCAGCGTCACGGCCGACAGACGGTCGGTCAGGTCGGGCGTCACGCCTGCCGCCAGCGCGGCTTTGCCCCCGGTGTCCGAGATCAGCAGCACCGCACCGGATCCGACGCGCGCCTTCATCTCGTCGATGAGGCCCGGCATGTCCTTGCCCGGCACGCCCTGTACGACCTGGGCGAGGAACTTCACCCCGCCGATCTCCTTGGCTTCCGAGGCCGCGCCGCCGCCCATCGCGGCCTCGCGGCGCAGCTGCGCCACCTCGTTCTGCAGCTGGCGCCGCTCCTCGACCAGAGCCTTCACCCGGTCCACCAGCTCGGCCGGCGCGGCCTTCAAGGCCGCCGCCACATCCGTCAGCCGCTTCATCTGCTCGTTGAGATAGGCGAGCGCGCCCTCACCGGTCAGCGCCTCGATCCGCCGCACCCCGGCCGACGAGGCCGAGTCGCCCAGGATCACGCAGAGGCCGATGTCGCCCAGCCGCGACACATGGGTGCCACCGCAGAGCTCCAGCGAGTAGGTCTGGCCATCCGTCCCCTTGCCCGAGCCGGCGAGGGTGCCCATCGAGACCACGCGCACCTCGTCGCCGTATTTCTCGCCGAAGAGCGCTTGCGCCCCCAGCGCCCGCGCATCGTCGGGCGACATGATCCGCGTCTCCACCGCGCCGTTCGAGCGGATGAAGCCGTTGACCTCAGCCTCGACCGCCGCCAGCTCCTCGGGGCTCAGGGCCCTGGAATGGCTGAAGTCGAAGCGCAGCCGGTCGGGCGCATTCAGCGAGCCGCGCTGTGCCACATGATCGCCCAGCGCGCGGCGCAGCGCCTCGTGCAGGAGGTGGGTGGCCGAGTGGTTCGCCCGGATCGCCGAGCGCCGCGCATGATCCACCACGAGCGTGGCGCCCTGACCCTGCCGGATCTCGCCTTCGACCACCTCGGCAAAATGCAGGAAGAGGCCCTGCCCCTTCTTCACGTCGGTGATCCGCGCGCGGCCCGTGTCGGTCCGAAGCTCGCCCG contains:
- a CDS encoding DUF1330 domain-containing protein codes for the protein MATALWIANVEVTDAEAYGRYAKGAGPAIAAHGGVFLARGGRHVQLEGRDRSRNVVARFPSVEAAVACYNSPEYQAALDHARGASVRDLVVVEEAE